Proteins encoded by one window of Syntrophorhabdaceae bacterium:
- a CDS encoding PilC/PilY family type IV pilus protein, giving the protein MKRGRPAWISILLLLFGPLLWANVGLVSAAMNDYCSVPPFVMTAVTPSVSIVMDFSGSMQFPAYLPCSWQGYTNKTGRCWDGSHPIAGGADYVPTGSYYGYFDNTKYYQYDGTNNYFKINSSCTNTNKIGQSGCISGNLLNWVTSTRVDVARKAMTGGRTGGSDAYLNGEGAQIKYHNIDATNGLHCSFRFDHSDTNSPNTRRLTIENISGQPSCAVGTLSSAEVQVKVESGSVTGIVDNFYNKVNFEFIYFNSDNKGVVPTGGVKGATLANLKSAINTQIPYNGTPTGEALWEAYDLYRQSNDHAYVNNSGATAKGDCTKDPYYDCSGSSSIAIPCRKGFVLLLSDGAWNGDVDPVIAARSIRRGDLRSDTGLSSNQYVTVYTIYTFGDLDPGVKAQGRTALITTAIFGGYDYTSTDTWPYPFTGFTAGLTSDCGSAFDNSQKSNITDVGSNTWCNSRAVNFGAAPNNYPLSQCNPSGTWNDKCKGWDPKKTGLPYNFFEADDGAQLETSITNALADMVSRVSSGTAASVLASSEGSGANILQAIFYPKRSFGTTEIGWTGEMQNLWYYIDPFLQGSNIREDTDENKKLDLDSDRVIEFFFDSDDNQVKANRLTTAGTLVDTIKLEEIKNLWEAGHSLWSRTDARTIHTTLDGDTFTDFSLTTAGASSAFRSYIQASGADETARIADAQKIVNYIHGVDQTGYRNRTVAIGAASHVWKLGDIIDSTPRAQTSSALNSYHLQPPNGYQDGSYARFVNSTGYRSRGMAYVGANDGMLHAFRIGTLLQQWTGQGSSEKAYLSGADLGKEEWAYIPKNALPYLKYLADPNYCHLYYVDAPNFLVDASVGAKGDGDISGSDKPLDGSTWRTVLIGGSGLGGACRTTCSTTECVQTPVSGVGLSSYFAIDVTDPASPVLLWEYSHESLGFATSGPAIVRIGPSSKNGKWFVVFGSGPTGPIDTTYHEFLGKSDQTLKLFVLDLKTGLPYAFSGNPYSETGIPNAFAGSLYNGAFDAERGAPRSSGHYQDDAVYVGYTKKCTGLGSPSVPCVTGTWTDGGVLRVLTQEDPNPASWSVSTLIDGIGPVTTAVTKLQNRSANTLWLYFGTGRFFYKRGSELDDQTGQRRLYGVKEPCYSTSNSMTITCTGAAGTLTDQSSDSPAATLASTSGGWFVNLDVTASVTAERVITDPLAVFSGVVFFTTFAPSADACTMGGNTYLWALNYNSGGAATLPGGKALLQVSTGEIKQVRLSEVYTQRGNRRSAALVGVPPKGQGLSVLVGPRPTKKILQVQEK; this is encoded by the coding sequence ATGAAAAGAGGGCGCCCGGCATGGATATCGATCCTGCTCCTGTTATTCGGCCCTCTCCTCTGGGCCAATGTGGGTCTTGTCAGTGCCGCAATGAACGATTACTGTAGCGTGCCGCCCTTCGTGATGACCGCGGTGACGCCCAGCGTCTCGATTGTGATGGACTTTTCCGGGAGCATGCAGTTTCCCGCATACCTGCCGTGCAGCTGGCAGGGTTATACCAACAAGACGGGGAGATGCTGGGACGGCTCTCACCCCATAGCGGGCGGGGCAGACTATGTACCCACCGGTTCCTATTACGGGTACTTCGACAACACGAAATATTACCAGTACGATGGGACGAACAACTATTTCAAGATAAACAGCTCATGCACCAACACCAACAAGATAGGGCAATCGGGCTGTATATCGGGCAATCTCCTCAACTGGGTGACCTCCACGAGAGTCGATGTGGCGCGTAAGGCAATGACGGGCGGCAGGACAGGGGGAAGCGACGCCTACCTCAATGGTGAGGGCGCGCAGATCAAATATCATAATATCGACGCGACAAACGGCCTCCACTGCTCCTTCAGGTTTGATCACAGCGATACCAACAGTCCCAATACGCGCCGCCTCACTATCGAGAATATCTCCGGCCAGCCATCATGTGCCGTGGGCACCCTGTCTTCCGCCGAGGTCCAGGTCAAGGTGGAATCAGGCTCGGTGACAGGCATAGTGGATAATTTTTATAACAAGGTCAATTTTGAATTTATCTATTTTAATTCCGACAATAAAGGGGTTGTTCCGACGGGCGGCGTGAAGGGGGCGACCCTCGCCAACCTCAAGAGCGCCATCAATACCCAGATCCCCTATAACGGCACTCCCACCGGTGAGGCGCTCTGGGAGGCTTATGACCTATACAGGCAAAGTAACGATCATGCTTATGTAAATAACAGCGGCGCCACCGCAAAGGGTGATTGCACCAAGGACCCCTATTACGACTGCTCCGGTTCATCTTCAATCGCCATACCTTGCAGAAAAGGCTTCGTTCTCCTCCTCTCCGATGGGGCCTGGAACGGCGACGTGGACCCGGTGATCGCGGCAAGGAGCATTCGGCGCGGCGACCTGAGGAGCGACACGGGCCTCTCGTCAAACCAGTATGTTACAGTGTACACCATATATACTTTCGGCGATCTCGATCCGGGAGTAAAGGCCCAGGGAAGGACGGCCCTTATTACCACCGCCATCTTCGGGGGATATGATTATACGTCTACCGATACGTGGCCTTATCCGTTCACGGGGTTCACGGCCGGCCTGACCAGCGATTGCGGCTCCGCCTTTGACAATTCGCAGAAGTCGAATATTACCGATGTGGGCTCGAACACCTGGTGTAACAGCAGGGCGGTTAATTTCGGGGCTGCTCCGAACAATTACCCCCTTTCACAGTGCAACCCATCGGGCACGTGGAACGACAAGTGCAAAGGATGGGACCCGAAAAAGACAGGCCTTCCCTATAATTTCTTCGAAGCCGATGACGGGGCCCAACTGGAGACATCGATCACCAATGCCCTGGCCGATATGGTGAGCCGGGTCTCTTCCGGAACCGCGGCATCCGTGCTTGCCTCGAGCGAAGGGAGCGGGGCGAATATCCTGCAGGCCATCTTCTATCCCAAGAGGTCCTTCGGCACTACCGAGATAGGATGGACCGGGGAGATGCAGAACCTCTGGTATTACATCGACCCTTTTCTCCAGGGCAGCAATATACGGGAGGATACGGACGAAAACAAGAAGCTGGACCTGGACAGCGATCGTGTAATCGAATTCTTCTTCGATTCCGATGATAATCAGGTGAAGGCGAACCGGCTTACCACCGCGGGCACCCTCGTCGATACCATCAAATTGGAAGAGATAAAGAATTTATGGGAGGCGGGACACAGCCTCTGGTCGAGGACCGACGCCCGGACCATCCATACGACACTCGACGGCGATACCTTTACCGATTTTTCCCTAACCACCGCCGGAGCCTCTTCAGCCTTCAGGTCTTATATTCAGGCTTCGGGCGCGGACGAGACGGCGAGGATCGCAGACGCGCAAAAGATAGTAAATTATATCCACGGGGTGGACCAGACCGGTTACAGGAACAGGACGGTTGCCATAGGGGCGGCCTCCCACGTGTGGAAATTGGGAGACATAATAGACTCGACCCCCAGGGCCCAGACCTCCTCTGCCCTCAACAGCTACCATTTGCAGCCCCCGAACGGGTACCAGGATGGGAGCTATGCAAGGTTCGTGAATTCGACGGGCTATAGATCCAGGGGCATGGCGTACGTGGGCGCAAACGACGGGATGCTCCATGCCTTCAGGATAGGCACCCTTCTTCAACAATGGACAGGCCAGGGGAGCTCGGAAAAGGCCTATCTCAGCGGCGCGGATCTGGGCAAAGAGGAGTGGGCTTATATTCCGAAAAATGCGCTACCCTACCTGAAGTACCTCGCCGACCCGAACTATTGTCACCTTTATTATGTGGACGCGCCCAATTTCCTGGTCGATGCGAGCGTAGGGGCAAAAGGGGACGGGGATATTTCCGGGAGCGACAAACCCCTGGACGGCAGCACCTGGAGGACCGTGCTTATCGGGGGCAGCGGCTTAGGCGGGGCCTGCAGAACGACCTGCTCGACCACTGAATGCGTGCAGACCCCGGTGAGCGGCGTAGGGCTTTCTTCCTATTTCGCCATTGATGTGACCGATCCCGCAAGCCCGGTCCTTTTGTGGGAATATTCTCACGAATCCTTAGGTTTCGCCACCTCCGGGCCCGCTATTGTAAGGATAGGCCCTTCCTCGAAAAACGGAAAATGGTTCGTGGTCTTCGGCTCCGGCCCCACGGGGCCGATCGATACGACATATCACGAGTTCCTCGGCAAATCGGACCAGACTCTGAAATTATTCGTCCTCGATCTGAAGACCGGCCTTCCTTATGCTTTCTCGGGAAACCCTTATAGCGAGACCGGGATTCCGAATGCCTTCGCCGGGTCTCTCTATAACGGGGCATTTGACGCAGAGAGAGGCGCTCCGCGTTCGAGCGGCCACTACCAGGATGACGCGGTCTATGTGGGCTATACGAAAAAATGTACCGGATTGGGATCCCCTTCCGTCCCCTGCGTCACAGGCACATGGACCGATGGAGGGGTATTGAGGGTACTGACCCAGGAAGACCCCAATCCTGCTTCGTGGAGCGTGAGTACCCTGATCGACGGTATAGGTCCCGTGACCACTGCCGTCACGAAGCTTCAGAACAGGAGCGCAAACACCTTGTGGCTCTATTTCGGCACGGGCCGGTTCTTTTACAAGAGGGGATCCGAGCTCGACGACCAGACCGGCCAGAGAAGGCTTTACGGGGTGAAAGAGCCGTGTTATAGCACGTCCAACAGCATGACTATCACCTGCACCGGCGCCGCGGGCACCCTTACCGATCAATCGTCGGATTCGCCTGCTGCGACCCTGGCGTCCACATCGGGCGGCTGGTTCGTGAACCTCGACGTGACCGCCTCGGTCACCGCGGAACGGGTGATTACGGACCCCCTGGCCGTATTCAGCGGCGTCGTATTCTTCACTACCTTCGCACCGTCGGCAGACGCATGCACAATGGGGGGAAACACGTATCTCTGGGCCCTCAATTACAATTCAGGGGGCGCCGCTACCCTTCCGGGAGGCAAGGCCCTCCTCCAGGTGTCCACGGGAGAGATAAAACAGGTGAGACTGTCGGAAGTCTATACCCAACGCGGCAATAGAAGGAGTGCCGCGTTGGTCGGGGTCCCGCCCAAGGGGCAGGGGCTTTCCGTGCTCGTGGGGCCGAGGCCCACGAAGAAAATACTTCAAGTCCAGGAAAAATGA
- a CDS encoding prepilin peptidase: MHVLIAIGFILLGAVIGSFLNVCIYRLPRERSIVSPPSACPECGKPIRFYDNIPVLSYLLLKGKCRDCGAPISARYPMVEAVTAAFFFLLYMKLGLTLETVVFLLFVSALIAISFIDLELRIIPDVLSIGGVIVGFLFSLARPFFRDMDPKFGILDSLYGILLGGGILFGIAWTYQLLTKREGMGGGDIKLLAMIGAFCGMKGVVFSLMAGSILGTAVGVPLMLVKGKDGKYAIPFGPFLSLGALVYVYAGDRIIDPFLRFLEST, encoded by the coding sequence ATGCACGTATTAATCGCCATAGGCTTTATCCTTCTCGGCGCCGTCATAGGCAGCTTTCTCAATGTCTGCATATATCGCCTCCCGAGGGAGCGGTCGATCGTGAGTCCCCCATCCGCCTGTCCCGAGTGCGGGAAGCCGATCAGGTTCTACGATAACATACCGGTCCTGAGCTACCTCCTTCTTAAGGGAAAGTGCCGGGATTGCGGGGCACCCATCTCGGCCCGTTACCCCATGGTCGAAGCCGTCACCGCCGCGTTCTTTTTTCTCCTGTACATGAAACTCGGCCTCACGTTAGAAACGGTGGTCTTCCTTCTCTTCGTCTCCGCCCTCATCGCCATATCCTTTATAGACCTCGAACTCAGGATCATTCCGGACGTCCTCAGTATAGGCGGCGTGATCGTGGGCTTTCTCTTCTCTCTCGCGAGACCCTTCTTCCGCGATATGGACCCTAAATTCGGCATCCTCGATTCCCTTTACGGCATATTGCTTGGCGGGGGCATTCTCTTCGGGATTGCCTGGACCTATCAATTACTTACCAAGCGCGAAGGCATGGGCGGAGGCGACATAAAGCTCCTCGCCATGATCGGGGCGTTCTGCGGGATGAAAGGGGTAGTCTTCAGCCTCATGGCAGGCTCGATCCTCGGGACCGCGGTAGGCGTGCCCCTCATGCTCGTGAAAGGGAAAGACGGAAAGTACGCTATACCTTTCGGCCCTTTTCTCTCCCTGGGCGCTCTTGTCTACGTCTATGCCGGCGACCGGATTATAGACCCTTTCCTGAGGTTCCTGGAGAGCACATGA
- a CDS encoding pilin: MFKAQRGEKGFTLIELLIVIAIIGILAAIAIPAYTGYTKKAKVGEVVHAMGALKNAISVYYSEAGSTQDASVAQGDASGGTLKTLYGVDVPTGRAGFTYTAATRVIDATFANIGSGVDTKHLTLTGQPDYKTWNWGGDVDNAYKPK, from the coding sequence ATGTTTAAGGCTCAAAGAGGAGAAAAAGGTTTCACCCTGATCGAGTTGCTGATCGTTATCGCCATCATAGGCATCCTGGCCGCCATAGCCATACCCGCCTACACGGGTTACACGAAGAAGGCAAAGGTGGGAGAGGTCGTCCATGCCATGGGCGCCCTTAAGAACGCGATATCGGTCTACTACTCCGAAGCAGGCTCCACACAGGACGCGTCGGTGGCCCAGGGCGATGCCTCGGGCGGAACATTGAAGACGCTTTATGGGGTTGATGTTCCGACGGGAAGAGCGGGATTCACTTACACTGCCGCCACTAGGGTAATTGACGCAACATTTGCAAATATCGGAAGCGGCGTCGATACGAAGCACCTAACCCTGACAGGCCAACCGGATTATAAAACCTGGAACTGGGGTGGTGATGTCGATAATGCCTACAAACCGAAGTAA
- a CDS encoding oligopeptide/dipeptide ABC transporter ATP-binding protein encodes MGKVLSVSGLKKTYEVRRTAFSYGKEIIRAVDGVSFDLDRGQTLGVVGESGSGKSTLARCILLLDTPDEGRITFMDRDLMKVKRKELKTLRREMQIIFQDPYSSLNPRRRVYDIMAEPLLFHGLADKGTIKGQVVDLLRKVGLGEDFMPKFPHEMSGGQRQRVAIGRALATSPVFIIADEPVSSLDVSIQAQIVNLFIDIREQLNISMLFVSHDLNIVRFISDNIIVMYGGKIVESGTKDKVFYEPLHPYTRMLIHSIKGEYCMGVGQELFDRNRGCVYYPRCEMAVAKCAGETPELVGSEDHRVACFVAGDR; translated from the coding sequence ATGGGTAAGGTGCTATCTGTATCAGGACTGAAGAAGACCTACGAGGTGCGCAGGACCGCCTTCTCTTACGGCAAGGAGATAATCAGGGCCGTTGACGGGGTTTCCTTCGACCTCGACCGGGGGCAGACCCTCGGCGTGGTGGGGGAGAGCGGCTCGGGAAAGAGCACCCTTGCCCGGTGCATACTACTCCTCGATACGCCCGACGAAGGCAGGATCACCTTCATGGACCGGGACCTCATGAAGGTCAAGAGGAAAGAGCTGAAGACCCTGAGGAGGGAGATGCAGATCATCTTCCAGGACCCTTATTCGTCTCTCAATCCGAGGAGGAGGGTCTATGATATCATGGCAGAACCCTTGCTTTTCCATGGTCTGGCCGACAAAGGCACCATAAAGGGGCAGGTTGTCGACCTCTTGAGGAAGGTGGGATTGGGAGAGGATTTCATGCCCAAATTCCCTCACGAAATGAGCGGAGGCCAGCGCCAGCGCGTCGCCATCGGCAGGGCCCTGGCCACGAGTCCCGTATTCATAATAGCCGATGAGCCCGTATCATCTCTCGACGTCTCCATTCAGGCCCAGATCGTCAATCTTTTCATCGATATCCGGGAGCAGCTCAATATCTCCATGCTCTTTGTCTCCCACGACCTTAATATAGTAAGGTTCATATCCGATAATATCATTGTCATGTACGGCGGCAAGATAGTGGAATCGGGAACAAAGGACAAGGTGTTTTACGAGCCCCTTCATCCCTATACAAGGATGCTCATACACTCCATCAAGGGAGAATACTGCATGGGCGTGGGGCAGGAGCTCTTCGACCGTAACCGCGGGTGCGTCTATTATCCCCGGTGCGAAATGGCCGTGGCCAAATGCGCGGGGGAGACCCCCGAGCTCGTGGGCAGCGAGGACCATCGTGTCGCCTGTTTCGTTGCCGGGGACCGCTGA
- a CDS encoding ABC transporter ATP-binding protein has translation MNETGKALLKVKGLTTGFALDSMTMKVVNGLDLSLNKGEVFGIVGESGSGKTMTALSIMRLVPPPGKILGGKAIFEERDLLALTLDEMNTVRGNRIGMVFQEPMSALNPVLRIGDQICETIEIHKKLSKAEIKNRALELLRGVGFDEPEKKFNQYPHQLSGGQRQRVLIAIAISCDPSLVIADEPTTALDVATESQILCLLQDLVSAKAMSMIFITHNLSIIKGLAQRVGIMYAGRMVEQNYVDQFFSAPLHPYSKGLLESVVWLKSDQARLKAIPGFVPKMSDLPPGCKFNPRCPHVMEICRGDEPELKEVERGKWVRCYLYQD, from the coding sequence ATGAATGAAACAGGGAAGGCATTGTTAAAAGTGAAGGGTCTCACGACCGGCTTTGCCCTTGATTCCATGACAATGAAAGTGGTCAATGGCCTCGATCTCTCCCTTAATAAAGGAGAGGTATTCGGCATCGTGGGAGAGAGCGGGTCGGGAAAGACCATGACCGCCCTCTCCATTATGCGGCTGGTGCCGCCCCCCGGGAAGATACTCGGCGGCAAGGCGATATTCGAGGAGCGGGACCTTCTCGCCCTTACCCTCGATGAAATGAACACGGTCCGGGGAAACAGGATCGGCATGGTCTTTCAGGAGCCCATGAGCGCCCTTAATCCCGTACTGCGGATCGGCGACCAGATCTGTGAAACCATCGAGATCCACAAGAAGCTCTCAAAGGCGGAGATAAAAAACCGGGCCCTGGAACTCCTTCGTGGCGTGGGGTTCGATGAGCCGGAAAAGAAATTCAACCAATACCCCCACCAGCTGAGCGGCGGCCAAAGGCAGAGGGTGCTCATCGCCATCGCCATATCCTGCGATCCGTCTCTCGTAATTGCCGACGAACCGACCACCGCCCTTGACGTGGCAACGGAGTCCCAGATACTGTGTCTTCTCCAGGACCTGGTTTCCGCGAAAGCCATGTCCATGATTTTCATCACCCATAACCTTAGTATTATAAAAGGCCTGGCCCAGAGGGTAGGTATCATGTATGCGGGCAGGATGGTGGAGCAGAATTATGTCGACCAGTTTTTCAGCGCTCCCCTCCATCCGTACAGCAAGGGGTTGCTTGAATCGGTGGTCTGGCTGAAAAGCGATCAGGCGCGCCTGAAGGCGATCCCCGGTTTCGTACCGAAAATGTCCGATCTGCCCCCGGGATGCAAGTTTAACCCGCGCTGTCCCCACGTAATGGAAATATGCAGGGGCGATGAGCCGGAGCTCAAGGAAGTGGAAAGAGGAAAATGGGTAAGGTGCTATCTGTATCAGGACTGA
- the guaB gene encoding IMP dehydrogenase yields MQEKDINEGLTFDDVLLVPSMSSIIPNEADVSASLTKNIKLTIPVLSAAMDTVTEAKTAICLAQEGGIGIIHRNMGVEEQAQEVEKVKKSESGMIIDPITMRPDQKIRDALDLMARYRISGIPVTKGKKLVGIITNRDLRFETNFEEKVQNVMTRENLVTVSEGISLEDSKKILHKHKIEKLLVVDGNFNLKGLITIKDIEKMRKFPFSSKDHLGRLRVGAAVGVAKDRDARVEALLKAGCDVIVVDTAHGHSQNVIESVKQIKRNFKNAQVIAGNIATAEGCEALIKAGADAVKIGVGPGSICTTRIIAGVGVPQITAIMAVSKMAKKYDIPIIADGGIKFSGDITKALAAGADTVMIGNLFAGTDETPGEMVLYQGRTYKVYRGMGSLEAMKEGKTRDRYCIPEDEIESKIVPEGIEGRVPYRGSLSIAIQQLVGGLRSGMGYLGCENLAELREKARFVRITAAGLRESHVHDVIITKESPNYRIE; encoded by the coding sequence ATGCAGGAGAAAGACATTAACGAGGGCCTTACATTCGACGATGTACTCCTTGTCCCGTCCATGAGCAGTATAATACCCAACGAGGCCGATGTATCCGCCTCTCTTACAAAGAACATAAAACTGACCATACCGGTCCTCAGCGCTGCCATGGACACGGTCACCGAGGCAAAGACCGCTATCTGCCTTGCCCAGGAGGGAGGCATAGGGATCATCCACAGGAACATGGGCGTTGAAGAGCAGGCCCAGGAAGTGGAGAAGGTGAAGAAATCCGAGAGCGGCATGATCATAGACCCTATCACCATGAGGCCGGATCAGAAAATAAGGGACGCCCTCGATTTGATGGCCCGGTACAGGATCTCCGGCATACCCGTGACAAAGGGCAAAAAACTCGTGGGGATCATCACCAACCGGGACCTCAGATTCGAAACGAATTTCGAGGAGAAGGTGCAGAACGTGATGACAAGGGAGAATCTCGTCACCGTAAGTGAAGGGATAAGCCTTGAAGACTCCAAAAAGATACTCCATAAGCATAAGATCGAGAAGCTTCTCGTGGTGGATGGGAATTTCAATCTGAAAGGCCTCATTACCATTAAAGACATAGAGAAGATGCGGAAATTCCCCTTTTCCTCCAAGGACCACCTGGGCAGGCTCAGGGTCGGGGCGGCAGTCGGAGTTGCCAAAGACAGGGACGCGAGGGTCGAGGCCCTCCTCAAGGCGGGCTGCGACGTGATCGTCGTGGATACGGCACACGGCCATTCCCAGAATGTGATCGAATCGGTGAAGCAGATAAAACGGAATTTCAAGAACGCCCAGGTGATCGCCGGCAATATCGCGACGGCGGAGGGCTGCGAAGCCCTGATCAAGGCAGGCGCCGATGCGGTGAAGATAGGAGTCGGACCGGGCTCTATCTGCACCACGAGGATCATCGCCGGCGTGGGGGTGCCCCAGATAACCGCCATTATGGCTGTCTCCAAAATGGCAAAGAAATACGATATACCCATTATCGCCGACGGGGGCATCAAATTCTCCGGCGATATCACGAAAGCCCTTGCAGCGGGCGCCGACACGGTGATGATAGGGAATCTCTTTGCAGGTACCGATGAAACCCCGGGCGAGATGGTGCTCTATCAGGGCCGGACCTATAAGGTCTACAGGGGCATGGGCTCCCTCGAGGCCATGAAGGAAGGCAAGACGAGGGACCGCTACTGCATACCCGAGGATGAAATCGAATCGAAGATCGTTCCCGAAGGCATTGAAGGAAGAGTACCCTACAGGGGCTCTCTCTCCATCGCCATTCAACAGCTTGTGGGCGGGCTCAGGTCGGGCATGGGATATCTCGGGTGCGAGAATCTCGCAGAGCTCCGCGAGAAGGCGCGGTTCGTGAGGATCACCGCGGCCGGGCTCAGGGAAAGTCACGTACACGACGTGATCATCACCAAGGAATCTCCGAACTACCGGATCGAGTGA
- the guaA gene encoding glutamine-hydrolyzing GMP synthase, producing MDYHKEIVLILDFGSQYTQLIARKVRELGVYCEIYPFNLSLDKIVAMNPKGIILSGGPKSVTEADAPICDLGIFKLPIPILGICYGLQLITTVYKGKVDKSTKREYGKAHISVNASVNDRDALLEGIKDGDVVWMSHQDRILTMPKGFRTLAHSDNSPHAAIRSADGLIYGVQFHPEVHHTPKGKRILKNFLFKICKAKGLFSPKSFVKLATDRIKEEVGDRTVICALSGGVDSSVVATLIHAAIGDKLRCVFVNNGVLRKDEEKEVVDIFKDRLHLNLKYVDATDRFLDALKGVKDPERKRKIIGKLFIKIFEEEAKASGDVQFLAQGTLYPDVIESISSKGPSATIKSHHNVGGLPKRMKLKLLEPLRELFKDEVRIVGKELGLPDNIVQRQPFPGPGLAIRIIGDVTRERLKILKEADHIVREEVERNVAFSHIWQSFGILIPVKTVGVMGDERTYANVIAIRIVESEDAMTADWARIPNDVLDRMARRIINEVPGVNRVVYDISSKPPSTIEWE from the coding sequence ATGGACTACCACAAGGAAATAGTTTTAATTCTGGATTTCGGCTCTCAATATACCCAGCTCATCGCGAGAAAGGTGCGCGAGCTTGGGGTATATTGTGAGATATACCCTTTTAACCTGAGTCTCGATAAGATCGTAGCGATGAACCCGAAAGGGATCATCCTGTCCGGCGGGCCGAAGAGTGTCACCGAGGCTGACGCCCCCATATGCGACTTAGGCATCTTTAAGCTCCCCATTCCTATCCTGGGCATCTGCTACGGGCTTCAGCTTATCACCACGGTGTATAAGGGGAAAGTAGATAAGTCGACCAAAAGAGAGTACGGGAAAGCCCACATATCGGTCAACGCATCAGTCAATGACCGGGACGCCCTCCTCGAAGGGATAAAGGACGGGGACGTCGTCTGGATGAGCCACCAGGACAGGATACTGACCATGCCCAAAGGCTTCAGGACCCTCGCCCATTCGGATAATTCACCCCATGCCGCCATACGCTCCGCGGATGGATTGATCTACGGAGTCCAGTTCCATCCCGAGGTCCACCACACACCGAAAGGAAAGAGAATCCTCAAGAATTTTCTTTTCAAGATCTGTAAGGCCAAGGGCCTTTTTTCCCCGAAGTCTTTTGTGAAGCTCGCTACGGACCGTATAAAGGAAGAGGTAGGGGACCGCACCGTCATATGCGCCCTCAGCGGGGGCGTCGATTCATCGGTAGTCGCCACATTGATCCATGCTGCCATAGGGGATAAGCTCCGCTGCGTCTTCGTGAATAACGGCGTCCTGAGGAAGGACGAAGAGAAGGAAGTAGTCGACATCTTTAAAGACAGGCTCCATCTGAACCTTAAATATGTGGACGCAACCGATCGATTTCTCGATGCATTAAAAGGGGTAAAAGATCCTGAAAGAAAGCGTAAGATCATTGGTAAGCTCTTCATCAAGATTTTTGAAGAAGAGGCCAAGGCATCGGGCGACGTTCAGTTCCTCGCCCAGGGCACCCTCTATCCGGACGTAATAGAATCCATCTCTTCCAAAGGTCCTTCAGCCACTATAAAGAGCCACCATAACGTGGGGGGTCTCCCCAAGCGGATGAAGCTCAAGCTCCTGGAGCCGCTCCGCGAGCTTTTCAAGGATGAGGTAAGGATCGTGGGCAAAGAGCTCGGCCTGCCCGACAACATAGTCCAGAGGCAGCCTTTCCCCGGTCCCGGTCTCGCCATCAGGATCATCGGCGATGTCACCCGGGAGCGGCTGAAGATACTCAAAGAAGCGGACCATATCGTAAGGGAGGAAGTGGAGAGAAACGTCGCCTTCTCCCATATCTGGCAATCCTTCGGCATACTTATCCCCGTGAAGACCGTGGGGGTGATGGGCGACGAGCGGACCTATGCCAATGTCATCGCCATAAGGATCGTGGAGAGCGAAGACGCCATGACCGCCGATTGGGCGAGGATCCCCAATGACGTGCTCGACAGGATGGCGCGCAGGATAATCAATGAAGTACCCGGGGTAAACAGGGTCGTCTACGATATCTCTTCCAAGCCCCCGAGCACCATTGAGTGGGAATAG